A region of the Vibrio tubiashii genome:
AAAGGTTGACTCTGGTCCGTGTCCTGGCACGAAGCGAACTTCACTACCTAGCGGCCATAACTTACCTTTAATCGAAGCAATCAGAGTATCGAAGTCACCTTTAGGGAAATCGGTACGACCAACAGAGCCGTTAAACAGAACATCACCAACAAAAGCGAGCTTAGATTCCTCGCTAAATAGAACCACATGACCTGGCGTGTGACCCGGCGTATGAATAACATCCATAACCTGATTACCAAACGTGACTTGATCACCATCGTTTAGCCATTGGTTTGGTTCAAAAGCTTCTGTTAGTGGGAAGCCAAACATCTGGCTCTGCCCCTCTAGGCCTTGTAGCCAAAAGTTATCATCCTTATGTGGACCGACGATTTCCACACCCCCTAACTCACGAGACAAAGGCTCTGTTCCGCCAACATGGTCAAGGTGGCCGTGAGTTAACACTAGGTTGACGACTTTAACACCAAGCTCTTTGATCAGCATTGCTAGCTGTTTAACATCACCACCGGGATCGACAACTATGCCTTCCATGGTTTCATCACACCAAACAATGGAGCAGTTCTGAGAAAAAGAAGTAACAGGAACGACTTGGTACTTAAGTGACATAGCTTAACCTTGATATAAATCTAAACTGGCTGAACTATGACACTTGCTTTCCATTTTGACAACTCTGAACAAGAAGTTTACGCCCAGTAGCGAACTGGTCCTGTATCGATGTGAACGAAGTTACTCTTTGGATAATAACCAACCCCGCCAAACTTAAGCTCACGTGCGACATCTCGAATTTGTTTTAGGTTCACTCCGTCAAGACGAAAATCTATCGCTTGACCTAGCATGTGGTAGCTCTTCTTTGCCACACCGCTCGACTTGCCACGTAGCGCCTCGTTTGTCGCTGGTGAACGATAACCGGAAATGATCTGTACTTCAGCTTCGACGCCAAGTTCTTTTTGAATTTGGCTGA
Encoded here:
- a CDS encoding MBL fold metallo-hydrolase encodes the protein MSLKYQVVPVTSFSQNCSIVWCDETMEGIVVDPGGDVKQLAMLIKELGVKVVNLVLTHGHLDHVGGTEPLSRELGGVEIVGPHKDDNFWLQGLEGQSQMFGFPLTEAFEPNQWLNDGDQVTFGNQVMDVIHTPGHTPGHVVLFSEESKLAFVGDVLFNGSVGRTDFPKGDFDTLIASIKGKLWPLGSEVRFVPGHGPESTFGRERASNPFVADEMPLY
- a CDS encoding DUF882 domain-containing protein, which codes for MALSRRDFIKLAGSGLVVASCAPSVAWASYPDQPRSLALTNLHTREALETCYFDGSNYIDKELGRLNHLCRDFRRNEVHAMDKRLFDHISQIQKELGVEAEVQIISGYRSPATNEALRGKSSGVAKKSYHMLGQAIDFRLDGVNLKQIRDVARELKFGGVGYYPKSNFVHIDTGPVRYWA